Proteins co-encoded in one Klebsiella michiganensis genomic window:
- a CDS encoding transcriptional regulator (Represses the expression of the zwf, eda, glp and gap): MNMLEKIQLQLEHLSKSERKVAEVILATPQDAIHSSIATLARSADVSEPTVNRFCRRLETKGFPDFKLHLAQSLANGTPYVNRNVDEDDSVESYTGKIFESAMASLDRVRQSLDMSAVNRAVDLLTQAKKIAFFGLGSSAAVAHDATNKFFRFNVPVIYSDDVVMQRMSCMNCTEQDVVVLISHTGRTKNLVELAQLARENDAIVLAITSEGSPLAREATLSLLLDVPEDTDIYMPMVSRLAQLTVIDVLATGFTLRRGAKFRDNLKRVKEALKESRFDKERLLSGDER; this comes from the coding sequence ATGAATATGCTGGAAAAAATCCAGTTACAGCTGGAACACCTTAGCAAATCGGAACGCAAAGTCGCAGAAGTGATTCTTGCTACACCTCAGGACGCCATTCACTCCAGTATAGCGACGCTTGCCCGCAGCGCTGACGTCAGCGAGCCCACCGTGAACCGCTTCTGCCGTCGCCTGGAAACCAAGGGCTTCCCTGATTTTAAACTGCACTTAGCTCAGAGTCTGGCGAATGGCACACCTTATGTAAACCGGAATGTTGATGAAGATGATAGCGTCGAGTCCTATACCGGTAAGATATTTGAGTCCGCCATGGCGAGCCTTGACCGGGTTCGTCAGTCGCTGGATATGTCTGCGGTTAACCGGGCCGTCGATTTGCTTACCCAGGCAAAGAAAATTGCCTTCTTTGGTCTCGGGTCATCAGCCGCCGTCGCCCACGACGCCACCAATAAATTCTTCCGCTTCAATGTCCCGGTGATTTACTCCGATGACGTCGTTATGCAACGTATGAGCTGTATGAATTGTACCGAGCAAGATGTGGTGGTGCTTATCTCTCACACCGGTCGAACTAAAAACCTGGTTGAGTTGGCTCAGCTAGCCCGTGAAAACGATGCCATTGTGCTCGCCATCACATCGGAAGGCAGTCCGCTTGCCCGTGAAGCGACGCTTTCACTGCTGCTGGATGTACCAGAAGATACTGATATTTATATGCCAATGGTGTCTCGACTGGCGCAGCTTACCGTCATTGACGTACTGGCGACGGGCTTTACTTTGCGCAGAGGGGCAAAATTCAGGGATAACTTGAAGCGAGTCAAGGAAGCGCTCAAAGAATCGCGCTTTGATAAAGAACGTCTTCTCTCAGGCGATGAACGTTAA